ATCTTTTGCAGGTTTTCTTCTTTGTCAGTTGACGCGCGGAATTGCACCACTGCCACTTTGGTCATGCTGTGACTAGAAATGATGAAAATAAAAAGATGTTAGAGTGGGCTACCTGCCTGGTACCAGTTCTCTTTTGGATTGTCTTCAAAGACAACTATTACGTGGCTTTCCTTTGTCTTCAGGATGTCCACTGCCGATTTTGTTATCGCCTTTGCAAACTCTTCTTTTTGCTGCTGCGTTCTGCCAGGATACATCGATACTGTGATTATTGGCATGGAGTTGTTTTTTGCCCGTAGGATTTATCTCAATTGCCCTTCCAGCCGTACCTGGAGCCGTATCTT
Above is a window of Candidatus Nitrosotenuis cloacae DNA encoding:
- a CDS encoding tautomerase family protein, which gives rise to MPIITVSMYPGRTQQQKEEFAKAITKSAVDILKTKESHVIVVFEDNPKENWYQAGSPL